The Setaria viridis chromosome 6, Setaria_viridis_v4.0, whole genome shotgun sequence genome includes the window GTTACATATGTATGATTATTTTTATGTTGTTAGTCTCTATGATTATCTCGCTATTCGTAATCAAAATTGAAAAAAgatttgactttgaaaaagtctaaacatagctatattctgggacggagagagtacatTAAGTTCATGCCTTCTCCTTGACCTATATATTTTTTTCGTGCAAAGTCATTGGTGAGAAATTAGCTTTGAAACCTTTTTGCTTGGGTAGGTCCAATTTGAATCCCTTCATCGGTCATCACAGATATAATAATGCAAGTACATCCTGCAGTCAATTAATATTCAAAGAAGTGAATAGCTACACTCATACGATGCATGACGTTTTGCAATCACACCCCAAGTTTGCAAGTCTATAATTAGAGGCCAGGAGCCCAGCCATCATCTCCAAGCCACCAGCCTGCAGCCTCTCTCCAGCAATCACAACCCGATCCAGCAGTCAGAATGTCGACCACGGGCGATCCTATCCTCCAGGTGTCACAGGCGCAGCGCAAGGGCCGGTCATACACCCCCAGCCCTTGGGGCGACTTTTTCCTCCATCACGTCCCATACACTCCATCACAAGTACTCCCTTCCTTCTAAAGTACTATAGGCTAATTTAGTTTTATTAATTCTAAGTGAAAATTCTCTAACTTTTATCACatttaaataaaaatagatgAGCATCCACAATACTAAATAAATGCAATAACTTAGCCAAAAGATTTGATGTTATACGTGTTAGTGTGTTTTTTCGATAAATTAGATAAATTTGACATAGAACAAAACTAAAAATGATTTACACTTGTGAATAGTGGGAACACATACAAGACAATTTTCTACAAAAGTATAACCATTTAGCTCCATCGCAGCTGCAGTAAAAAGGACCATGAGATTGATCAATAATCACACATATATAAAACATCTTTCTTCGATAACGGATGTCTATTAATTTATGAAGTTTTTACATCGAGATGGTAACAGTATTTGAAAAGCATTCCCAGCCATTGCATATCTAGGATACACAAGGCCAAAAATGGAATGTAAGAACACGTACTCTAATGACTATCAATCCAAAGACTAACTGACACCCATGTACctgagtaaaaaaaaaactccttaGGTACAAGCACCAACTGATGAGATGCTACTGCATAAAACGCATTTGCTTGTCTTTTACTTTATTTCCATGCAAGTTAAATACCAAGGTTGGGACATTTTACATCTTGTTGTGGGGCAATTGGTATCCAGTGCACGTATAGTATTTGGTCGGCAGGTAGTAGTGCATTTCAAAACCTTTTTGATAAAAACTGCTTTATGATGTGCTTATAAAACTACTCTGCTTACCCAAAGATCGAATTTCAGGCCCAATATAGTGAAAGTAACGAAAAAGAGAATTTTCTAACAGATGATAAATGTAATGGAGAAAAGCACCACACAATAAGACAGATGCTGCTTATTATTGTTGCTTGTTCCTTCTAATACACTGTGACTTGGGCTTTAAGTTTTAAAGGGTGCACAAGAACATTTACTCCAGCTAgaaaattttccaaaaaaatattatgttgATTTAAATAGGCTTTCTTGTCCATTGGTGGACCAAATGGTGCTTGTGCACTAGAGGTTTTGCCTTAATTCATTCATTTATCAATTTGATGCAGCTCTTGTCACTGAAGCAAAGGGCGCAGATAAaagaggaggaggtgaggcAGATCATACTGGCCACCATTGCCTCCTCCGACCTGGCTCGGAAGATGGAGCTCGTCGACACGCTGCAAACGATTGGGGTCGACTACCACTACAAGAAGGAGATCGATGAGTTACTTTGTTCTGTCTACGATGACAAGGATGATATAGGCTCTGAAGACCTCTATATCACCTCCTTGCGGTTCTATTTGCTCAGGAAGCAAGGGCACACTGTCTCTTCAGGTAAGACAGCAAGTTAAAAGCTATATACTTTGAAATTTGCTATCTagtttttatttgttttgttgACACGCTGTTGTTAGATATGTTTTAATTTGTTTAAAGTGGTATTATGTGTAGTAGACTAGTAGTCTACAACTTTAGTTGCATTGACATGAacaaatgaatgaatgaatgttCAAATACGTATACAGATGTGTTTCAGAAATTTAGGGATGAGCAAGGAAACATTTCGAGCGATGATGTCACCTGCTTGCTGATGCTGTACAATGCTGCGCATCTGAGAACTCACGGGGAGGAGATACTTGACAACATCATCACTTTCAACAAGATCTGCCTCCAATCTTTGATGACGAAAAAACTGGAGCCAGAGCTGGCAGAGGAAGTGCAGTGCACATTGGAGACACCTCGGTTCAGACGGGTCAAGAGAGTGGAGGCAAGGCGCTACATCTCAGTATATGAGAAGAAGGCTACGCGAGATGAGACCATACTGGAGTTTGCAAAGATGGACTACAACATCTTGCAAGCTATCTACTGCGATGAGTTGAAAGAACTTACAATGTAAGGAGACACATCACTATAGCAATAATAAGTTAGTGAAATTTCTTACAACCAACAATACTATGCTGATAATATACATTTACTCGTTGACTTATAGATGGTGGAAGGATTTCCAATTAGGGACGGACCTGAGATTCACACGGGACAGAATGGTGGAGCTGCATTTTTGGATGATGGGAGTGGTTTATGAGCCTTATTACTCATATTCACGGATAATGCTGACTAAGTTCACCATATATGCGACCATGTTCGATGACCTTTATGACAACTATGGAACCACAAAAGAGAGTAATATCTTCACCACAGCCATGGAAAGGTTCGCCTAGCTCACTTCTTGAAATCAGATTAAACATATAGCTAGGATGAACAAAGTTTACACATTGCTAAAACTACCTCTGCTTGAAAAACTGATGGCAGGTGGGATGAACAAATCACAGAACAGCTCCCAGCACACTTGAAGGCACTCTTCATCAACATACTTAACAGTACAAATAAGATGGAGGAAGAgttaaaatttcagaaaaacaagcATGCTGAAttgatcaaagaactggtaggTTGCTCAAAAAGAGATGTGACAAGTTCGTTTTAACACCTTGGTCAAAGAAAAACAAGCAAGAAACACATGGCAAGTTCATTTAATTTTAACATCTTGTACATCTTCTATTTAGGTTATCCACACTGCCAAATCCTACCATGCTGAGGTGAAATGGCGCGATGAACACTATGTACCAACTAATGTTGAAGAGCACCTCCAAATTTCCATTGGTAGCAGTGTATGCATGCAGATTACAAACCTTGTGCTCATTTCACTGGGAGATGTGACTACTAGAGAGGATGTCAATTGGGCTTTCACCTTTCCAAAAATTATCAGGGGTGCTTGTATCGTGGGGCGCGTCGGCAATGACATCATGTCGCATGAGGTTTACCAAATCTCTCCACAAATAAACTTCTTAAACGTTGTAAAATCTTTTCATCAGTAGTGGAGATATTATATATTTATGTCATTCAGCCATTCTCCATCTTTTTATTTCCTAACTCTATTCCCATTGTTGCATTCAAAAAAAACTCTATTCCCATTGTTGCCGTCATCCCTCTTGCAGCGGGAACAAGCTTCAGAGCATGTCGTGTCCACGGTGCAAACTTGCATGAATCAATATGGGGTGACAATGGAGGAAGCCAACGAAAAGCTTAGAGTTATAATCGAAGAAGCATGGATGGACATCATCGAGGAATGCCTAGAGCGGAAACGTCCCATGACACTTTTGGAGATACCAGTCGACCTTGCACGAACAATGGATTTCATGTACAAGCGCGAAGATGCATTCACCCTATCGTTCAGCCTCAAGGACGTTATAGCTTCAATGTATGTGAACTCCGTGTGAGCTTATTGATCCAGCATCAGTAGAAGCGCGAGGCTTTTTGGCGTATGTGGATTGACTCAAGGTACTCAAGGGTATATTTAATCCCAGTTTATAGAAATAATATGTGCAGTAGTGTTGTACTATCCTATTACATGTATTTATTTGGGCTCCTAATATGTCCTCTCTAGTCATTTTCCTGCATGCGAACTTATGCATGGTATAGTGAGTCATGTTGTTGTCTACTGTACAGTATCTTGCAGTAAAAGcagttgtgaattgtgatactAAATTTCAAATAAAGAGGACAATGTTTTCGGTTGAGTTATCTCATATCTGCCTCTAATTTACTTGTGGAGATATAAGAAATGTGTGTGTAATGCACGTGAGAACAGCATCCACAAGtaattattcaaaaaaaaaacagcatccACAACCCCTGAAGATGGTGCCTGATACCTGTACATGATAGCTGATCAGAAAAAAGATGGATGTAGTTAATTATGATACCCTGTACATGATTTGGTACCTCTACCTCATAAAACAGAAGTTTGCAATTAAATCCCAATTTGTTTGCCTCGGaaatacatacatacatgcataCAATTTCTACGCGCTAATACGATTTAAAAAAAGAGTGTTTGATTAAAAAGACTATTAAACTGGAGAGGACATAGACTTTCATTCCAAATAAAGGAAAATGGTACTACAAAGACGTCACATTAAATTTTGCTCAAGCGATGAAACCAGCACCATCACCATtattaggccttgtttacttcccaagttgggagttgcaaaattagcattttgccataaatgtgacactgtagcgtttcgtttgtatttgtgaattattgtccaaatattgactaattaggctcaaaagattcgtctcgcaaagtacaacaaaactgtgcaattagtttttgatttcgtctacatttagtactccatgcatgtaccgcaagtttgatgtgatggaaatcttctttttgcatagtgtcaaagttgggagtttggagggaagtaaacaaggatTTAGCTAAGGCATTAATAAATAGAATAGATCAGGCCATTTTTAGCTTGTCAATTTCACATCAATCAAACCCGACAAAGCGAATGAGTGCCACGAAGGCCAGCCCATGATGGTGTCATCCGGCCCATTTAATGTTACCAGTTGATATGGGGGGCGTAAAGGTACATGTATGGGCTGGCCTGGAAAGCTGACTCTTCATCTGAAGCAGCAGCAAATTTTGGCATGGAAACGGCAGCATGttctaaaaagaaaatataatgGGCACAAAATTTGTCCTCCTTTTTTTGTCGGCAGGAAAGGATATTAAGCAAACGTGCACATACTACGTATATTATGGATTGATGGTGCAGATGCAaaacttgcaaaaaaaaatctgaaggAAAATGGCGTCATGCGCAGACCTCCATCCAGAGTGACAGATTGAAGGAGCAAGCCTGCTCACTGTGACGACACTGACTCACTGGCTGCTACCTCGCAGTCAAACTGGGCCGGCCCATGAAGCTTTGAATAAGGGccgcatgcacgcacgcacgcaagcGTGGGCCTGGTATGCGGATCAGTCAGTTTCGTCTTGTGGGCTTGAAACGGCACGAGTTACCcatccttttctctttttttttctcggcgAAAGATATAGATCGATAGAtggcccatgggccatggccgtAACGGGCTGAAACAAAAGCAGACGAATAGCAATAAGTATACATATCAACTAcgccctctcaaaaaaaaaacatagcaaCTACGTATCaagttcagaaaaaaaaatacgtAGTACTCAGCACACGAACATGATGGGGCGGATTGCAAATCTGGAAGGAATTTGAAGGAAAATGGCGGCACACGCACGGTGCCCCTGCCTCCATCCAAACTTACTGACTGACCGACCCAgtctgactgactgactgactgactgagtGGCTGGCCTGCTGGCTGCTTCCGTCTTCGGGGCCCCACCACGCAGTCAAACTGTCATTCAAAGTACACGCGGTAACCAACCAAAACCAACGACCCTCTTCCCTTCCCCATCCCCCTTGCCCCCTCGTAGCCGTTGGGACAGCGACGCCTCGGTCTCCGTTCCGCGCGCGCTCGGGTTTCACTTTCACCGCGCGGTGAAACGGTCAAGGATAGcaggccgcccgccgctgctgctgccgctagGAGTAATGCCGGGATCCCGCGGGCCCCGCGCGTCGGTGACGCGGAAACGGATAAGGGCGCGGTGGGTGGGCGGCGCGCGGGTTCGGGCCGTCCGTTCCGCACGCTCCTCGCGCCACGCGTAGGGCGGCGATGCGCCCGCCGGATTCCGGCGACGGTTGGCTGACGGGCGGTGACCCTACCCCGCGGTCAGCCGCCGTTGGTTCGCGCGTGATGAGGTCACCGGAAGTCTGGAGCTAGCGCTGTGGATAGtgaagccaagccaagccaagccaagcgCGAAGCTCTAGCCGGTGGCTTACCTATATTGGCAGCAGGCGATTTGTATCCTCTGCTCGTCACTTGGAGACGTTAAAACTATAATACGGTGTCTAATCTTCTTATTACCAAGGTTCAAGCAGAGGTATTAAATTTAGTCTTGTATAAACTTTTAGTAACAATTAGCCGCGGCGAAAAACTCATTATCAAGGTTCAAGTGGAGGTTGAGGTTTGATGGTGACGGGTGGGTACAGAATTATTGACCAAGTCATCAAAGAAATTGAACATCAAATAAGGTAAGGGTTTGGTGGTGGTAGAGACTAGAGAGTTAGTGTTGACCAAGCCGTCAAAATGACATAAGGTTTGCATACGAACCATGAAATCCGCATGATTAAGCGACTATATATATGGTGCCTTTGCTAAAGCAAGAGGGTTTAGTAGCATTTAGTCTTTTAGAGTGGATTATTTCATCATTCAAGCTGGAAGAATCATCCAATAACTATTTACCTTTTTTGTCCCCAAAGATATGAAATTATGAAAGCTGTGTAGACATCTCTCTGGCTTGGTCAAGAATTTGAGGAGTGCATACGGGAATCAGTTACAGGTTCTTTCAGTTTACATGGTGATTATACAGATAAGTAAATGACCAACCAGCTACTAATCAACGAGATTTAAGAAGTAAACAGTTGCTGGTCACAGTTCACCGTGGAAAAGTTGCACTTGTGTAGCTAAGCGCGACAACAGCTTAGATGTTAAAAATTGAATTCTGATGTATTGCAATATTGTAATCAATTACTAAAATTGTCTGTAGAAATTGTTGACAGATAATTATTGTTCGTTCAGTTTGGTTGTTTTTGTTCAAATCAGGCTGATCAGATGGTTGCTGGTGGTATTGCTATGTCCCATTTGTTAATCTTGTCAATACTTGCCGACATTTTCCAATTGATAAGTGTTACATGTGACTGAAGTTGTTTCGTCTGTTTTCCTTTTCAGCTATAATTATTTAGGCTATGGTGCTTCTACAGGAAAAGTAAGTTTCTGAAAGAGCTGAAGTGTGGTTCTCTGCAATTTAATGGAAAGTCACAGTAGGCCTTGTTTTGCTATTTGCATACCTAATGGCCTATTATTACATATTTCACTTTCAAATTTAGGTCTATTTTAAATCAGCGTTAAATAGAACCGGTACGTTCTAATACTTGAATTTACTTATATATAGTTTTTTCACAGGTCAGATGTGGAGAAAGCCTTCAGGTTGGGCAGTGGCGACCACATTGAGCACAAGCTAACGAGCGCAGTTAGAGTAATAAgctggtgtttggatacaccccctaaagtttagcacctatcacatcggatgtttagatgctaattaggagtattaaacctaggctaattacaaaactaattgcatagatggagtctaatttgcgagactaatctattaagcttaattagtccatgatttgataatgtggtgctacagtaaccatttgctaatgatggattaattaggcttaatagattcgtctcgcgaattagcacagggttctgcaattaattttataattagctcatgtttagtcctcctaattagcatgtttataattagcttaatgacactgctaaagtttagcacctagtatcaaacaccTCCTAAGAAATGCATGCGTTGGTTTCATCAattgtgctaaagtttagcacctagtatcaaacaccTCCTAAGAAATGCATGCGTTGGTTTCATCAATTGTGTACATAGCTGTGATATTGTGATAATGTGGTGGCAAACTCGCAATGAAGTGTGAGGCCCGGTACAGTTAACATCAAACATCATGTCGATGCGGATGCCTTTCAAAATGAGGCTAGTGCTATATCTGGAACTTGATGCACTACAAAATATTTGGAAAGTGATGCCCTTAGAAA containing:
- the LOC117862142 gene encoding (E)-beta-caryophyllene synthase — protein: MSTTGDPILQVSQAQRKGRSYTPSPWGDFFLHHVPYTPSQLLSLKQRAQIKEEEVRQIILATIASSDLARKMELVDTLQTIGVDYHYKKEIDELLCSVYDDKDDIGSEDLYITSLRFYLLRKQGHTVSSDVFQKFRDEQGNISSDDVTCLLMLYNAAHLRTHGEEILDNIITFNKICLQSLMTKKLEPELAEEVQCTLETPRFRRVKRVEARRYISVYEKKATRDETILEFAKMDYNILQAIYCDELKELTIWWKDFQLGTDLRFTRDRMVELHFWMMGVVYEPYYSYSRIMLTKFTIYATMFDDLYDNYGTTKESNIFTTAMERWDEQITEQLPAHLKALFINILNSTNKMEEELKFQKNKHAELIKELVIHTAKSYHAEVKWRDEHYVPTNVEEHLQISIGSSVCMQITNLVLISLGDVTTREDVNWAFTFPKIIRGACIVGRVGNDIMSHEREQASEHVVSTVQTCMNQYGVTMEEANEKLRVIIEEAWMDIIEECLERKRPMTLLEIPVDLARTMDFMYKREDAFTLSFSLKDVIASMYVNSV